Proteins encoded in a region of the Triticum dicoccoides isolate Atlit2015 ecotype Zavitan chromosome 3A, WEW_v2.0, whole genome shotgun sequence genome:
- the LOC119273371 gene encoding chitinase CLP-like, with protein MWQTEDLILVAVSLSVSVLACTVAGDGGGRPLVTAVTRDAATSLYTIPVKSGSPLVVDLSGPIVWSTCDDATSHDTLECNSIDCMRAHRFHPPNCQHTGYGMPDPGNPYRCKCTTHPHNPVSGDTASGDMTRVVLSANATDGRNPLGPVSFTAVTSCAPDSLLAGLPAGAVGVAGLARSGLSFPAQVARTQGVANSFALCLPSGPGNGVAIFGGGPLIAANGRPLTEMLVGETPLRKHKESPGYYISASKGIAVDGAQVPVGQYAPLTIGLSTTIPYAELRRDVYRPLINAFDQAIERQGGRVPSPAAAPFELCYNSSRLSPTRFGYFVPTVDLMLEGGRNWTVFGINSMAQVNRATACFAFVEMKTGDKSEYGGLARPAVVLGGFQMQQNLLVFDEEKQTLGFTSQLTGRGLSCGQFNFTMSA; from the coding sequence ATGTGGCAAACAGAAGACCTCATCCTCGTCGCCGTCTCGCTCTCTGTCTCTGTCCTGGCGTGCACGGTGGCGGGCGACGGCGGTGGCAGGCCGCTGGTGACGGCCGTCACAAGGGACGCGGCCACCTCCCTCTACACCATCCCCGTCAAGTCCGGCAGCCCGCTGGTCGTCGACCTCTCCGGCCCCATCGTCTGGTCCACCTGCGACGACGCCACCTCCCACGACACGCTCGAGTGCAACAGCATCGACTGCATGCGCGCGCACCGCTTCCACCCGCCCAACTGCCAGCATACCGGCTACGGCATGCCCGACCCCGGCAACCCCTACCGCTGCAAATGCACCACGCACCCGCACAACCCCGTCTCCGGCGACACTGCGTCGGGGGACATGACCCGCGTGGTGCTCTCCGCCAACGCCACCGACGGCAGGAACCCGTTGGGCCCGGTGTCGTTCACCGCCGTGACGTCCTGCGCGCCGGACTCCCTGTTAGCGGGGCTGCCGGCGGGGGCCGTCGGAGTCGCGGGGCTCGCGCGCTCGGGCCTCTCGTTCCCCGCTCAGGTCGCGCGCACGCAAGGCGTCGCtaactcgttcgcgctttgcctcccaaGCGGCCCAGGAAACGGCGTCGCCATCTTCGGCGGTGGCCCGCTCATCGCGGCGAATGGGCGGccactgacggagatgctggtcggcGAGACCCCCCTTCGCAAGCACAAGGAATCCCCCGGCTACTACATCTCGGCGAGCAAGGGCATCGCCGTGGACGGAGCGCAGGTGCCGGTGGGCCAGTACGCACCGCTCACCATCGGCCTTTCCACGACGATCCCCTAcgcggagctgcgccgggacgtgtatCGTCCGCTCATCAACGCGTTCGACCAGGCGATAGAACGCCAGGGTGGGAGGGTCCCCTCCCCGGCTGCGGCGCCGTTCGAGCTGTGCTACAACTCGTCCAGGCTTTCGCCGACGCGGTTCGGCTACTTCGTGCCAACGGTCGATCTGATGCTGGAAGGGGGCAGGAACTGGACGGTGTTCGGCATCAACTCCATGGCACAGGTGAACCGCGCCACAGCGTGCTTCGCTTTCGTCGAGATGAAGACGGGGGACAAGTCCGAGTATGGCGGCCTTGCGCGGCCGGCGGTGGTACTCGGAGGGTTCCAGATGCAGCAGAACCTGCTGGTGTTCGACGAGGAGAAGCAGACTCTCGGATTCACCTCGCAGCTCACCGGAAGGGGGCTCTCGTGCGGCCAATTCAATTTTACGATGTCCGCCTAA